The Coraliomargarita sinensis DNA segment CGTAGCCGAGTTCGGCGCCGGTGGGCGCGCTGCCGTAGAGTACATTCGGATTCGCGTAGTAAGGCGCACGAATCCCCTGTCCCCAGCCCCAGTCATAGGCCATGATGGTACGAAGACGGTCCGCGTTCGTGCCGGAATCACCATCTCCGTCGAAGCGCCAGCCATAATCCCCTTTGTACGATTGGCTGGAGTCGCCCCAACTGTGGTCGCAACCGAGGTTGTGACCGAGTTCGTGGGCGAAGGTCAAGCGTGTGGACGTAATATAATTCCGCGCGGTGATGCTGGAATTTCCGGGCCTGTAGGCGATGCCGGCACTGCCATCCGCCTGCTTGACGACGAAGGCTTTGAAGTCGGCCCCCAGCAGATTGGCATAATCCGAAACGGCATCCAGAATGCCGTCACTTTCATTACTCAGGTCCCCCAGTTCATCACCCGAGCTCATTGACCCGTCAGTCGCACCGGGAAACACATAATCCGGATCTTCGATCGTGCCCAACAGCATCATTTCCGTATTGCTTATCTCACTATTGTCAAAGGCCTGATTCATCCGGTCGATCGCGTCGAGCAGGCGGGCTTCAATCTGCGAAACTCCATTATCCGCAATGCGCGCTTCGCGGCCATAGCCGATCACGACATCGACCGTGACCCAGCCGGTCGTCTCGGCTGCCACGGTTCCCTCTTCCGAACTGACCGTCTGTAGTGCCACACCGGAGTCATCCAGTTCTTCCTGAATCAACTCCGCCGCGGTAAGATCTTCATGATGCTGATGACCGCAATTGCCCCCCTCGCCGCAGACCTCGTCGGGCTTGCCGCAGGTGGCGGTCATGGCAGCGTGATCCAACTCACGTACCATCAGGTAACCATCGCTCAAAATTCGATACTCGTAGTGCAAGGCCTGCATCGGATGAGTCACGTTACCATGGACGATACCATCATGATAAACGAACTGGACCTGACTCAAAGGCTCTCCGACGATCTTGCCTTGTAAGGTGTGCGTTCGCGCTGAGCGCGTCTTGATCGTCTCGAAGTGAATTTCGATCAAGTCTTCTCCAGTGGTGGGCACCCGAAGCCGCGCGGTCGTTCCGGTCAGGATCTGATCGAAGGCATCCGCATTGAATGCCATCCGCCGAGCCGCTTTGGTGTAAGTATCGATCTCATCCACCATCAGTTCAGTGCGACCGTCCGCGGGAAGCTTGGCCATCATGGCGGGTGCACTTAATCCGGATTGATCAGAAATTTCTCTGGTGACCGGCTTGGCGTAGCGCCTCTTCTGATTGACACCGCGTGGAAATGGCAAGGCGGGTGTTGCATTGCCGTAAAGTTCATCGTCAAAATTTTCCTTCGAAGGAAGAGACGCAGAACCCGGAAGCCGGGGGCTGGCCCCATTCGCCGCGCTCTCTTCATGAACCTCTGTGCGATTCGCTCTCTCTTGCTTGTCCGAAACGTTTCCGGAATGGAAATCCACGTAGATGAAGACAGACAGCACGGCCAACAAAAGCAGCAAAGTAAGATTTCGTCTGTTTTTCACTCGTATCCTTTCACATGCGCCTTACAGGAGACAATAAGGCGTCAGCGACAAATTCACAAAATTGAGGCAACACTCCTTAATAGCAACTTGTTCAGGATTAAAGTGCTCTCAAGTAAGTTGTAGCAGATAGTTGTAAGTAAATTGTAAATTTATGCTGCGACTCCGCATTTAACCGGCAGGCGCTGGGCGATTCGGCACTCGGTAGCCATTTTCGCATTCGCACACGAGAGGGCCCTTTAAAAAGCAAGAAAGGCACTCGCCATCAATCGCTTGCGCTAAATACAACGGCCGCCTTGACGGACTTTCACAGGGCAAGCCCGGTGATCGCAAGGGATCCCTTCTGCAAACTATTCCGCCCAGGCTTTAAATTTGCCCAGTCCCTCTTCAATTTGATCCAGATCGATTCCCGAGTAGGCAAAGCGAATGTAAAATTGTTTTTCACCCGGGATCGGGGAACCGAAGTGCTTCCGAGTGCAGAAGGACACGCCGGTCTCCTGTAGCACCGCTTTGCGGAATAGCTCGTAGTCGGTCAAGCCCTTGGCCTGCATCAACTCCGTCACATTGGGAAAGAGATAGAAGGTGGCATCCGGCCGGTAGCACTTCACTCCGGAAATGCTGTTCAAAATAGCCACGGTCATGTCACGCCTTTCCTTCAAAACGGTCAGGATTTCCTCGTGGCCGGATTGATCGCCGGTCAGCGCTTCGATGCCCCCGTACTGGATGAAGTGATTCGAGCAGGACTCGTCGTTCACGTTCAGTTTGGCGATCATGTCGATCACCTCCTTCGGCCCGATGGAAGCCCCGAGGCGCCAACCAGTCATGGCATACTTCTTGGAAAAAGTGTAGAGAATGACAGTCCGCTCCTCCATGCCCTCGAACGAGGCCAGAGAAGTGGACTTCCCGGCATAACGCATGTCGAAATAAGCTTCGTCACTAAGCACGAAGAGGTCGTGCTTGATGGCTAGTTTCGCGATGGCTTCCAGTTGCTCGGGGCTAGACTCGGCACCCGTCGGGTTTTGCAGGTCATTCACGATGAGCAGGCGGGTCTTCGGAGTGATCAGCGCTTCGATCGCGTCGAGATCCAGTTCGAAGTTGTCTTCGCCCTCGTGGTAAGTGTAGGGCACGGCCACCCCGCCGTTGAATTCAATTTGCGACTCGTAGATCGGATATCCCGGATTCGGGTAGAGCGCCTCATCGCCGGGGTTCATCAGGGCCAGCACAAACTTGCCGATCGAGGGTTTTCCCCCGGGCTGTACAGCCACGTTGTCCATGGTGTAGCTTGTGCCGTGACTCTTGTTGATATCCTCGGCCAGCGCTTCACGGAGGGGAGGAATTCCGTAGTTCGGGCAATAACCGGTCTTACCATCCTTCATCGCCTGATAGGTCGCTTCGATAATGTTTCGAGGCGTGGTGAT contains these protein-coding regions:
- a CDS encoding pyridoxal phosphate-dependent aminotransferase — its product is MKLADRLSRLGTETAFAVSGEAAAHVAAGNKVYPFHLGDMNITTPRNIIEATYQAMKDGKTGYCPNYGIPPLREALAEDINKSHGTSYTMDNVAVQPGGKPSIGKFVLALMNPGDEALYPNPGYPIYESQIEFNGGVAVPYTYHEGEDNFELDLDAIEALITPKTRLLIVNDLQNPTGAESSPEQLEAIAKLAIKHDLFVLSDEAYFDMRYAGKSTSLASFEGMEERTVILYTFSKKYAMTGWRLGASIGPKEVIDMIAKLNVNDESCSNHFIQYGGIEALTGDQSGHEEILTVLKERRDMTVAILNSISGVKCYRPDATFYLFPNVTELMQAKGLTDYELFRKAVLQETGVSFCTRKHFGSPIPGEKQFYIRFAYSGIDLDQIEEGLGKFKAWAE